From a region of the Streptacidiphilus albus JL83 genome:
- a CDS encoding Arc family DNA-binding protein: MTDANIRIPAEARDRLAEVAESEGLSLRAYLARLADNVLTPAERAQRAEAARAALHEWNGYAPDSDQQRALDAELDRRMGRSTA, encoded by the coding sequence GTGACTGACGCCAACATCCGCATCCCCGCCGAGGCACGCGACCGCCTGGCCGAGGTCGCCGAGAGCGAGGGCCTGTCCCTGCGCGCCTACCTCGCCCGCCTGGCCGACAACGTACTGACCCCGGCTGAGCGCGCCCAGCGCGCCGAGGCGGCGCGCGCTGCCCTCCACGAGTGGAACGGCTACGCCCCCGACAGCGACCAGCAGCGCGCCCTGGACGCTGAGCTCGATCGCCGCATGGGTCGATCCACCGCATGA